GCCGCGTTGCAGACGCTCGGGGAGCGCCCGGACATTCAGGCGGAACTCCGCAAAGACCGCAGCCTGATCCCCAACTTCATCGAGGAGTCGCTGCGCCACGAGAGCCCGGTAAAAGGTGACTTCCGGTTGAACCGCAGGCCCGTCAATGTCGGCGGGGTCGACCTGCCCGCCGGCACCACCGTGATGATTGTGCAGGCCGCCGCCAACCGCGATCCGCGCCGATTCGACGACCCCGCGACCTTCGACCCGCAACGCAAGAACGCCCGTCAGCACATTGCGTTCGGGCGCGGCATCCACAGCTGCCCGGGCGCACCGCTGGCGCGGGCCGAAACTCGGGTGGCGCTGGAGCGCCTGCTCGACCGGACTTCCGAGATCAGGATCAACGAGAGCGTGCACGGCCCGGCGAATAGGCGTCGTTATCAATATGTTCCGACGTACATACTGCGGGGGCTCACCGAGTTGCACCTGGAGTTCGCACCGGCATGAGGGTTTGGGTAGACGACCAGCGGTGCCGCGGTCACGGTATGTGTTTGACGCTGTGCCCCGATGTGTTCAGCCTGACCGACGACGGCTATGCCGAAGCGATAGATGCCGAGGTCCCAACGGATTTGGAGGCGGCGGCCCGGGAGGCTATTGAGTGTTGTCCAGAACAAGCCATCAGCGAGAAGTGACCGAGTAGGGAGATTCTTCAGTGTCGAAGGGGCCAAAAGGCTATGTCATCCTGACCGAAGCGATCAAAGACCCGGAGGGCATGAAGGCCTATGCCCAAGCCGCCGGGTCGGCGATGAGCGGGGCGACGATCCTCGCGGTGGACACCGCGCCAAAGGTCATCGAGGGCAGCTGGCACGGGGATCAGACCGTGGTGCTGGAGTTCGAGTCGGTCGAGGCCGCCCGCGCGTGGTATGAGTCCGAGGGATATCAGCAGGCAGCGAAACTGCGGCGGGCCGCCGCTGATTGCAACGCCGTGATCCTCTCCGGGTTCTGAGCGCTACTCCACGATCGAGATTGCCTGCCGGGGGCATTGCCGCACGGCCTCGCGCACGTCGGCCTCGATGTCCGGGGTGACCTCTTCTCGGTGCACGGTCAGCATGTCGTCGTCGCCCAGTTCGAAGATGTCGGGGTTGATGCCCATGCAGACCCCATTGCTCTCGCAGAGTCCCCAGTCGACTTCGATCTTCTTCGTCATCGCGGCCCCCTTATCGAAGTACCTTGACGGGCACACTCTTCCAGCCCGCCACGTTCTGCATGTGCACCCGCTGGCACCCGTCCCAGTCCACCTCGTAGCGCGGCATGAACTCGAGCAACCGCTCGAGGGCGATCCGGCTTTCCAGGCGGGCCAGCGCGGCGCCCAGGCAGCTGTGAATCCCGTACCCCAGGCCGAGATGCTGGGCCTGTGTCTGGTCGCGCTCGATGTCGAACGCGTCGGCGTCGGTGAAGGCCTCTGGGTCACGGTTCGCCGCGGCGCCGCACAGGAACACCGGTTTGCCGGGCGGGATCACGCCCCCGCTGACGTGTGCCTCCCTGAGGGTGTAGCGGACGTTGTATTGCACCGGACCCTCGTAACGCAGTAACTCTTCCACCGCACCGGGAATCTTGTCCGGGTCGTCCAGCAGTTTCTGCCACTGGTCGGGGTGGCGGGCGAAGATCACCGCCGCATTGCCGATCAGCTTGGTGACGGTCTCCGCGCCGGCGCCGCCTAAAAGCGTTGCAAACCCGGTGATTTCGATGTCGTCAAGCTTGCGTGGCTGCCCATCCTCGCCGGGGATCTCGGCCGCGATCAGCCTGCTGATCATGTCGTCTTGCGGGTCGGCGCGCCGCTGTTGAATGAGACCAAAGTAGTACATCGCCGTCTCGATGTTGGCCTGCATGCCGGCCTCGCTGACCTCGATCTGGCCAGGTTCGTGATGCAAGCTGGTGTCGATCCAGTGCCGCACCTGCTGACGGTATTCCTCTGGCACGCCCGCCATCCGGGTGATCACCTCGACCGGGAACGGTCCGGAGAAGTCCTGGACGACGTCGAAGTTGTCGGGGTCGGCGGCGCCCAGGTACTTGTCGATCACCTCGATGATGGTCTCCCGCTGCGATTGGATGGCGCGTGGCGTGAACGCCTTATTGAGCAGGCTGCGCATGTGGCGGTGCTCCGGCGGGTCCATGAAGATGATCGACTTCTGCTCGGGGGATATGCCTCTGCGCACCATGGCCAGGTCGCAGCCCCGCGCCGAGGAATACGTCTCGAAGTCCTTGAACGCCGCCGCCACGTCGACGTGGCGCGTCAGCGCGTAGAAGTCCTCTTTCTCGTCGTAGTACAGCGGCGCATCCTCGCGCATCCGCCGGTAGATGTCGAAGGGGTTGTTGTAATAGTCCTCGGAGTACGGATCGAAGACGACCTTCGGCTTTGTCACTGACATCCTCCTCAGCGGCGAGGGTTGGGGCGGGCTGTAACCGTTACGATCGAATGCCTGACTGTAACGCTAACGGTAGCGCTTTCATGGCGAACCGGAAAGGACCAAAGTGGCCTCATGTCCACCACCGTCGCGCCCAGCTGTTGACTCCGCGCCGACGGGCTGGGTCTACCGGCGTGCGGAGCAGCACCCGGACCTGGTGCCCGGCCGCGGCCAGGCGCGCGACCATCGGGCGGCCCATCCGCCCTGCGCCGACGAACCCGATTCTCACCGGGGATGATCCATCAGGGCCAGTGCCGCGTCGGCCGCCGCGAGCACGGCGCCGGCCTCGGCGCCGGCGGCCGTTGCGAGGTCGGCGATCAGCCGCACGTCCTTCTGTAGCAGCGGCCCCGCCAAACCGGCAAGTCGGTCCAGACCGCCGCTGTCGGCAA
This Mycobacterium simiae DNA region includes the following protein-coding sequences:
- a CDS encoding ferredoxin — encoded protein: MRVWVDDQRCRGHGMCLTLCPDVFSLTDDGYAEAIDAEVPTDLEAAAREAIECCPEQAISEK
- a CDS encoding DUF1330 domain-containing protein — its product is MSKGPKGYVILTEAIKDPEGMKAYAQAAGSAMSGATILAVDTAPKVIEGSWHGDQTVVLEFESVEAARAWYESEGYQQAAKLRRAAADCNAVILSGF
- a CDS encoding ferredoxin encodes the protein MTKKIEVDWGLCESNGVCMGINPDIFELGDDDMLTVHREEVTPDIEADVREAVRQCPRQAISIVE
- a CDS encoding cytochrome P450, whose protein sequence is MTKPKVVFDPYSEDYYNNPFDIYRRMREDAPLYYDEKEDFYALTRHVDVAAAFKDFETYSSARGCDLAMVRRGISPEQKSIIFMDPPEHRHMRSLLNKAFTPRAIQSQRETIIEVIDKYLGAADPDNFDVVQDFSGPFPVEVITRMAGVPEEYRQQVRHWIDTSLHHEPGQIEVSEAGMQANIETAMYYFGLIQQRRADPQDDMISRLIAAEIPGEDGQPRKLDDIEITGFATLLGGAGAETVTKLIGNAAVIFARHPDQWQKLLDDPDKIPGAVEELLRYEGPVQYNVRYTLREAHVSGGVIPPGKPVFLCGAAANRDPEAFTDADAFDIERDQTQAQHLGLGYGIHSCLGAALARLESRIALERLLEFMPRYEVDWDGCQRVHMQNVAGWKSVPVKVLR